The window ACAATTGGACAACGCCAAGGCTTGCGTTTACCCGGTGGACCCTGGTATGTTGTTGAGAAGGACACCAAGAACAATGTCGTGTTTGTCTCTAGAAACTACTACTCGATGGACAAGAGAAGGCGGGTTTTCCGTGTTGGCTCTTTAAGATGGCTTAGCGGGAAACCTTCAGGCAATGTTAACCAGCTCCGTTGCAAGGTATGGTTCGATTGCTTTCGACAGACGATGGCTACATGGCACTGAATAAGTTGAGTTTTTATTAGGTCCGGCATGGGCCTGGCTTCTACAGCTGCAGCTTTGAAATGGAAGGAGATGTTGCGGTTGTACATCTAGATGAAGACGACCAAGGTTTAGCTGCTGGACAGTTTGCAGCCTTCTATGAAGGAACCACTTGCATTGGCTCAGGCGTGATCTTGGAGTCATGGGATGATCAGTGTTTCCCTGTCTGTGCAAAAGCCCTTGAACTCGCGGCTTTGGAAGACAAAACCAAACTCGGGAAACCTGTTAAAATCAAGACGATGCCAGTTACAACATCTGCTGAGGCTGAGTTAGTAGTGTAGTAGTATTAGTCTGGAGAAGCTACTTGAAGAgttggaaagaaaaaaacatagatCAGGGGATAATTAAtactattttaagaaaaaaacatacctATCGAAATGATAAGAGTAGCATACATAATCTATGGTAATTTATTCTTGTTTCTGTTTAAGAGATTACATGCGCACATGTCTCCATGTGTTTGTCaactaagagagagagagagagaaacgcTTAAAGGGCTAAAAATAACGCTTGAAAAACGCTCTTGCATCCAAAAAACTTACAATGAATGATGTTCTTTAATTTTCATTTCTATAATTCTCCAAACGGAATCTgagtaaaaaaggaaaaaaaagatttgtgttCTTCTCCAACAATCTttatcttcttgttcttcttctgttACTTTGTGTTCCTTGTCTCTGTTTCAGACATGGCGATTCCTGCGGCTCTTGTCTTTGTCCCTGTTGGTGTCCTTTTTTTGGTCTCAGGCCTCATCGTCAATCTCATTCAGGTCATACCCTTTTTTGTTTAACCTTGTCTTTATTCATGGAAGAGAAATGGCTAAAacattttctcttctttaatggttttttgtttgtttccagCTCGTGTTCTTCATCATCGTTCGTCCATTCTCAAAAAGCTTATATAGAAGAATCAACAAAAACGTTGTGGAGTTACTTTGGTTGCAGCTTATATGGCTGATTGATTGGTGGGCTTGTATAAAGGTTTGTGATTTCTATTGAAATCTTTTTTTAATGTTCAGTCTGATATGTGATATTGTGTTGTTGCTGCAGGTAAATATATACGCTGACGCAGAGACTCTACAGTTACTTGGTAAGGGATGAACTAAGAGTTTACGTGACATAAGTCTTTTAAGTATTCGAAACTATTGATTCTTGTTCTTGATATAACGTTACCAGGGAAAGAACATGCACTTGTTTTATCTAACCATAGAAGTGACATTGATTGGCTTATTGGATGGGTCATGGCTCAGGTCTTTGTCTGAAACAAGATTTGTTTAAATTTGGgggataatattttgttttttctgaTTGAATATTATTTGATGAAATACAACAGCGTGCAGGTTGTCTTGGAAGCTCTCTAGCTATCATGAAAAAAGAAGCCAAGTACCTTCCAGTGagtcttcttttgtttttgtttctaatCTTCTTGTTTTTTGGTGTACTGTGGTGTATCATTACAAGTTTTTCAACAGATCATAGGTTGGTCGATGTGGTTTTCCGATTACATTTTCCTGGAAAGAAGCTGGGATAAAGATGAGAAGACCCTCACGGTCAGTTTTGCTCTGTGAGCTTAGATTTGACTATACTTTTCTGATGTTCTTGAAACATGTCTCTGTTATTACTTATTGCAGGCAGGTTTTAAACGGTTTGAGGACTTTCCTATGACATTCTGGTTGGCTCTATTCGTTGAAGGAACTCGTTTCACTCAAGAGAAGCTTGAAGCTGCTCAAGAATACGCCTCTATCAGAAGCTTACCCTCTCCCCGAAATGTCTTGATTCCTCGTACAAAGGTGAGTTTCACTTGCTTCTTCAGGTTATTGTTAGGTTGGACTTACATAAGATATGCCAAACCAGGGATTTGTATCGGCGGTGTCTCACATAAGGTCATTTGTCCCTGCGGTTTATGACTGTACCTTAACCGTTCGTAACAATCAGCCTAAACCAACTCTGCTTAGGATGTTCAGCGGACAATCATCTGAGGTTACAACAGATAATAATGCGTCTTTTCTTTTCAGTCACATAAACAAAATGTTTGAGCACTTATCAGA is drawn from Brassica rapa cultivar Chiifu-401-42 chromosome A05, CAAS_Brap_v3.01, whole genome shotgun sequence and contains these coding sequences:
- the LOC103868578 gene encoding 1-acyl-sn-glycerol-3-phosphate acyltransferase 3: MAIPAALVFVPVGVLFLVSGLIVNLIQLVFFIIVRPFSKSLYRRINKNVVELLWLQLIWLIDWWACIKVNIYADAETLQLLGKEHALVLSNHRSDIDWLIGWVMAQRAGCLGSSLAIMKKEAKYLPIIGWSMWFSDYIFLERSWDKDEKTLTAGFKRFEDFPMTFWLALFVEGTRFTQEKLEAAQEYASIRSLPSPRNVLIPRTKGFVSAVSHIRSFVPAVYDCTLTVRNNQPKPTLLRMFSGQSSELNLQLRRHKMSDLPETDDGIAQWCQDLFITKDAQLETYFTKDVFSDLDVHQINRPIKPLIVVIVWVCLLMYGGFKLLQWLSMVASWEIICLFVVILVIATITMQVLIQSSESHRSTPAKRPLQEQLISA